In the Harmonia axyridis chromosome 3, icHarAxyr1.1, whole genome shotgun sequence genome, one interval contains:
- the LOC123675000 gene encoding chloride channel protein 2-like — protein MLTTKRIVNLPSDQVYDSQYLPVQTDDDYEKTYIKQLKKFAKQEIKQAKLEQKIEGKSRRKELNLYEGKWLRRMSFIWKHTVGRLGEDWVFLAFLGFIMALISYGIDKLVLLFSSSRMYLYKLGFNMSLKYFGWILLPFCLIMFNVAFVYIVGPQSAGSGLPELKTILRGVVLKEYLTFRVLVAKIFGIACTIGSGMPLGKEGPLVHMSSIVTSLYSNFLTKMRHFKGEEIRKTEMLAAACAVGVATTFAAPIGGVLFSIEVTTSYFAVRNYFRGFFAAVCGAITYRLLSVWIDGLKTYTPVFKTNFLVELPFDPQELIAFAIIGVVCGFGGALYCWCHRNYVLFTKRNKFLIWLNSFCRFVYPGFVVLVVSSITFPPGIGRYLAGHLAPKGHVDNLFANFTWMTGNLSDSQEVILNNWRTNRTGPYLHLLSFMGFMFLMSIFASTMPVPNGTFIPTFRFGAAFGRIIGEIMATWYPDGFFYGGRNVHVIPGGYATVGAAAFTGAVTQTVSVAVIVFEMTGQICHAIPILIAVLIAVGISTKLGPSCYNNVIIIKKLPYLPDLLPSVSKMYTVTVDDFMVTNVKFIHLEMTYVELENVLKENPKLKTFPIVENSENMILLGSAKRNELIKLLEEQIGRKKRLEHIFKKVFQDSKENLAPEEDKSSETTVETNNRLSTYDNQTLRHSVSTPGIFGGESYVTVEGTLTEDDDRFEKRKEKAFRSIFRKVPKNQGSFKSLLGGSKGSSILPSKGRTVMLRHPIRDMNKTERKKWEEVQMACLVDFSSCCVDPAPFQLVQRTSLLKVHSLFSLMGLNQAYVTAIGSLVGVVGLKELRKAIEEANNGILRPSEILTHDSYLRMKDSTFLSYV, from the exons ATGTTAACCACCAAGAGGATTGTCAATTTGCCCTCGGATCAAGTTTATGATTCTCAGTACCTCCCAGTGCAG ACAGATGATGATTATGAAAAGACCTATATCAAACAACTCAAGAAATTCGCTAAGCAAGAAATAAAACAGGCTAAATtagaacaaaaaattgaaggaaagtcTAGGAGAAAAGAACTCAATCTTTACGAGG GAAAATGGTTGAGAAGAATGTCCTTTATTTGGAAGCACACTGTTGGTCGGTTAGGTGAGGACTGGGTCTTTCTAGCCTTTCTAGGATTCATCATGGCTTTGATTAGTTATGGAATCGATAAACTAGTACTTTTGTTTTCAAGTT CTAGGATGTATCTTTATAAACTGGGCTTCAACAtgagtttgaaatattttggatGGATATTATTGCCATTTTGCCTCATCATGTTTAACGTAGCATTCGTTTACATTGTTGGACCCCAGAGTGCAG GTTCCGGACTACCAGAACTCAAAACAATTCTGAGAGGAGTTGTATTGAAAGAATACCTAACATTTCGAGTACTAGTTGCCAAAATTTTTGGCATAGCATGTACTATAGGCTCTGGTATGCCTCTCGGTAAAGAGGGACCTCTTGTGCACATGTCAAGTATAGTCACAAGCTTATACTCCaattttttgacgaaaatgaGACATTTCAAGGGAGAAGAAATAAGGAAGACTGAAATGTTGGCTGCTGCATGCGCAGTTGGAGTAGCCACTACATTCGCAGCACCTATTGGAG GTGTTCTCTTTAGCATCGAGGTAACAACATCATATTTCGCGGTTAGAAATTACTTTCGAGGGTTCTTCGCAGCTGTCTGCGGTGCTATAACTTATAGGCTACTATCTGTATGGATAGATGGTCTCAAAACATACACGCCTGTGTTCAAAACAAACTTCTTGGTGGAGTTGCCGTTTGATCCGCAAGAACTCATCGCATTTGCGATTATAGG TGTAGTATGTGGCTTTGGCGGTGCACTGTATTGTTGGTGTCACAGAAACTACGTTCTTTtcacaaaaagaaataaatttttaatatgGCTTAATAGTTTCTG TCGATTCGTTTATCCAGGTTTTGTCGTGTTGGTAGTGTCTTCCATAACATTTCCGCCTGGTATCGGAAGATATCTTGCTGGACATCTTGCACCGAAGGGTCACGTGGACAATCTATTCGCTAACTTCACTTGGATGACAGGCAACTTAAGCGACTCACAGGAAGTGATACTTAATAATTGGAGAACGAACAGAACAGGTCCATATCTTCACCTTTTAAGTTTTATGGGTTTCATG TTTCTAATGTCAATCTTCGCTTCAACAATGCCAGTACCAAATGGAACTTTCATTCCAACATTCAGATTTGGAGCTGCTTTCGGTAGGATAATTGGAGAAATCATGGCGACATGGTATCCAGATG GTTTCTTTTATGGCGGTCGGAATGTTCACGTCATACCGGGAGGTTACGCCACAGTAGGAGCAGCTGCTTTCACAGGTGCTGTAACCCAAACAGTGTCTGTAGCGGTTATAGTATTCGAGATGACTGGTCAAATCTGCCATGCTATACCAATCTTGATTGCTGTTCTTATAGCAGTGGGAATATCTACCAAACTCGGTCCAAGTTGCTACAATAATGTTATAATTATTAAGAAGCTACCCTACCTTCCTGATCTTCTACCAAGCGTCTCAA AAATGTACACAGTaactgttgatgatttcatggTGACCAATGTGAAATTCATCCATTTAGAAATGACGTACGTAGAATTGGAGAATGTACTTAAGGAAAATCCTAAGTTGAAAACCTTTCCCATAGTGGAAAACTCGGAAAATATGATACTCTTAGGTTCTGCTAAAAGGAATGAACTCATTAAATTGCTTGAAGAACAAATTGGAAGGAAGAAAAGATTAGAGCACATCTTCAAGAAGGTATTCCAAGATTCAAAGGAAAATTTAGCTCCTGAAGAAGATAAGAGTTCTGAAACCACTGTAGAAACAAATAATAGACTGTCCACTTATGACAACCAGACTCTGAGACATTCTGTG TCGACGCCAGGTATCTTCGGAGGAGAAAGTTATGTAACTGTTGAAGGTACCTTGACGGAAGATGATGATCGATTTGAGAAACGGAAGGAGAAAGCTTTCAGGTCTATTTTCAG gaaAGTACCAAAGAACCAAGGAAGTTTCAAATCATTGCTAGGTGGTTCGAAGGGGTCAAGTATCCTACCGTCCAAAGGAAGAACGGTGATG TTACGTCATCCTATACGAGACATGAACAAAACTGAAAGAAAAAAGTGGGAGGAAGTTCAAATGGCGTGCCTGGTTGACTTTTCCAGCTGCTGCGTAGATCCAGCCCCTTTTCAACTAGTACAACGGACCTCACTCCTAAAAGTTCATTCACTATTTTCGTTGATGGGTCTTAATCAAGCATATGTAACAGCCATCGGCAGCCTTGTTGGTGTTGTAGGTCTTAAGGAGTTGAGAAAAGCCATTGAAGAAGCCAATAATGGAATACTGAGACCAAGTGAAATATTAACGCATGATTCTTACCTTAGAATGAAGGATTCCACATTTCTATCTTATGtatga
- the LOC123675002 gene encoding chloride channel protein 2 isoform X2, which translates to MDEKNESGGDIKNYGWNIGKMEKMDRLEVSKEEQKKLSLGYQNTLMYGRYSRQLGEFAKLEGLKQAEKRRLKEERARKRELRGYQGKLAKAVAFIWKNTFARLGEDWVFLALLGVIMALISFIMDRSVQMCNKAQIWLFGDLTNHPPAQYAAWVSLPLCLILFSAGFVHLVAPQSIGSGIPEMKTILRGVALKEYLTFRTLIAKVIGLTATLGSGMPLGKEGPFVHIASIVATLLSKLVTGFQGIYENESRTTEMLAAACAVGVASCFAAPVGGVLFSIEVTTVYFAVRNYWRGFFTAVCGATVFRLLAVWFQGADTVTAVFKTNFYMDFPFDPQELFVFALIGAVSGLGGAFYVWVHRQYVMFMRNSQMINNFLKKNRFLYPAIVALLVSTISFPLGSGQFLAGDLTTHDQVANLFSNFSWTNENLTVQEQDIVKKWKTDNTGVFFHLSCYITYTFLASIICSTIPVPSGSFIPVFKIGAAFGRIVGELMHMWFPTGMRYGGKLAEIIPGGYATVGAAAFSGSVTHTISVSVIVFEMTGQITHIIPIMIAVLISNAIASLLAPSIYDSIILIKKLPYLPDLLPGSTGMYDSYVEDFMVRDVKYIFHSMSYEQLKSVLKENRRLQSFPLVDNPESMILLGSIQRIQLIQLIEKQIGKERRLQVAAIRMREAEEKAREEALRRAEERRRRPSRFQVVPAPDVLGMRQMSENQLDMDRPHYSPTGGQPKKSILKKTNSFTLKGFSPFLSTSPGSTPYTTITGAESRIRLAFEAIFRKSAQLQDVDRGSSSQILSSSPSVDPQIIPTSPITSKKVQLPRERVCDMSPEEQQAWEHEQMQMPVDFTICHVDPAPFQLVERTSLLKVHSIFSMVGVNHAYVTAIGKLVGVVGLKELRKAIEDINCGNLPTHLDANSLGTNSDLKETPPNEADVEASAALMSEKD; encoded by the exons GAAAATTAGCCAAGGCCGTAGCATTCATTTGGAAAAACACCTTCGCTAGGTTGGGCGAAGATTGGGTTTTCTTGGCTCTCCTTGGAGTCATCATGGCCCTGATAAGTTTTATAATGGACAGAAGCGTTCAAATGTGCAATAAAG CACAAATATGGCTCTTTGGAGATCTGACAAACCATCCTCCTGCGCAGTATGCGGCATGGGTTTCTCTTCCTTTATGTCTGATATTGTTCAGTGCTGGATTCGTTCATTTAGTGGCTCCTCAGTCGATAG GTTCTGGTATACCAGAAATGAAAACCATACTCAGAGGTGTAGCTCTGAAGGAGTACCTGACATTCCGCACTCTCATCGCAAAAGTGATAGGCTTGACCGCAACCCTAGGCAGTGGAATGCCTCTAGGCAAGGAAGGTCCGTTCGTTCACATCGCTAGCATAGTAGCAACTTTGCTCAGTAAACTGGTCACTGGATTTCAGGGTATCTACGAGAATGAGAGTAGGACAACGGAGATGCTGGCGGCTGCTTGTGCAGTCGGTGTTGCCAGCTGTTTCGCTGCCCCTGTTGGAG GTGTGCTCTTCAGTATTGAAGTAACGACTGTTTACTTCGCCGTGAGAAATTATTGGAGGGGATTCTTTACAGCTGTGTGTGGAGCCACAGTGTTCAGACTGTTAGCTGTATGGTTCCAAGGCGCCGATACAGTGACAGCCGTATTTAAGACAAATTTCTATATGGATTTTCCGTTCGATCCACAGGAACTATTTGTGTTCGCCTTAATTGG TGCTGTCTCTGGCCTTGGAGGGGCTTTCTACGTATGGGTTCATCGTCAGTATGTGATGTTCATGCGCAACAGCCAAATGATCAACAACTTCCTGAAAAAAAA CCGCTTTCTTTATCCCGCCATCGTTGCGCTTTTGGTGTCTACAATATCTTTTCCATTGGGATCAGGTCAGTTTTTGGCCGGGGATCTGACGACTCACGACCAAGTGGCAAACCTGTTCAGTAATTTCTCTTGGACAAATGAGAATTTGACCGTGCAGGAACAGGACATCGTCAAGAAATGGAAGACCGATAACACCGGCGTGTTTTTCCACCTGTCTTGCTACATAACCTATACT TTTCTTGCCTCCATAATTTGCTCGACGATTCCTGTGCCGAGTGGAAGCTTTATTCCAGTTTTCAAAATAGGAGCTGCTTTTGGGAGAATAGTGGGGGAGCTGATGCACATGTGGTTTCCAACAG GAATGAGGTATGGCGGCAAACTAGCCGAGATCATCCCCGGTGGATACGCCACTGTTGGAGCGGCAGCATTCAGCGGGTCGGTGACCCACACAATTTCAGTATCAGTGATAGTTTTCGAAATGACCGGACAAATTACTCATATAATACCCATAATGATAGCCGTCTTGATCTCAAACGCCATTGCTAGCCTCCTCGCACCCAGCATATACGATAGCATCATTTTGATCAAGAAGCTGCCTTACCTTCCTGATCTTCTACCTGGCAGCACTG GCATGTACGATAGCTACGTCGAAGACTTCATGGTGCGCGATGTGAAGTACATATTTCACAGTATGTCTTACGAGCAGTTGAAATCGGTCTTGAAAGAGAACAGGAGATTGCAGAGCTTTCCTCTGGTGGACAATCCCGAAAGCATGATCTTGCTCGGCTCTATCCAAAGGATACAGCTGATCCAGCTAATCGAGAAACAGATAGGCAAGGAGAGGAGGTTACAGGTGGCCGCGATCAGGATGAGGGAGGCAGAGGAGAAAGCGAGGGAGGAAGCCTTGAGGAGGGCGGAGGAGAGGAGGAGAAGACCTTCTCGATTCCAAGTGGTTCCGGCACCAGACGTGCTGGGAATGAGACAAATGTCAGAGAATCAGCTCGACATGGATAGG CCACATTACTCTCCGACAGGTGGCCAACCGAAAAAATCCATCCTTAAAAAGACTAATTCTTTCACTTTGAAAGGCTTCAGTCCGTTTCTCTCTACTAGTCCAGGATCAACACCCTATACAACTATAACAGGAGCAGAGAGTCGAATAAGATTAGCGTTCGAAGCGATTTTCAG AAAATCTGCTCAACTACAAGACGTAGACCGGGGTAGTAGCAGTCAAATTTTAAGCAGCTCGCCATCTGTAGATCCACAGATAATACCCACTTCCCCGATAACCTCGAAGAAGGTGCAACTT CCTAGAGAAAGGGTCTGCGACATGTCTCCCGAAGAACAGCAAGCGTGGGAGCACGAACAGATGCAGATGCCAGTAGACTTCACCATTTGCCACGTAGATCCCGCTCCATTCCAACTGGTAGAACGCACTTCCCTGCTCAAGGTTCACTCTATTTTCTCCATGGTTGGCGTCAACCACGCCTATGTTACTGCCATAGGTAAATTGGTAGGGGTGGTAGGCCTGAAGGAATTGAGGAAAGCTATCGAGGATATAAACTGCGGCAACCTGCCCACCCACCTCGATGCCAATTCTTTGGGTACCAATAGCGATTTGAAAGAGACTCCTCCGAACGAAGCTGACGTCGAGGCGTCAGCGGCTTTGATGTCGGAGAAAGACTGA